From one Anopheles bellator chromosome 1, idAnoBellAS_SP24_06.2, whole genome shotgun sequence genomic stretch:
- the LOC131205365 gene encoding ras-related protein Rap-2b-like, translating into MPGTCHRLRIPSLVLSRSSKGASGGPPSATVSASAACTGGEDDDIFRYDGLGGPSSPPATASTATVKKERHRVTMMGAARVGKSSIISQFLYEKYLSRYKQTIEEMHRGEYELPDGSSLTLDILDTSGSYQFPAMRALSINTSGAFILVYAVDDEETWNEVERLREQIISVRGSRVPIVIVGNKADVPEEQRQVTFKVARSRVLLEWGCGYAECSAKNNEGILTVFKQLLRQANIEYNLSPAVRRRRKSLPSYTGGSNPARSNSARYYLKRHSCSVQ; encoded by the exons GCAACGGTCTCCGCATCGGCGGCTTGTACCGGCGGTGAGGATGATGATATCTTCCGGTACGACGGGCTCGGTGGCCCCTCGTCACCGCCGGCAACCGcctcgacggcgacggtcaAGAAGGAGCGCCACCGGGTCACGATGATGGGTGCGGCGCGCGTCGGCAAGTCGTCCATCATCTCGCAGTTCCTGTACGAGAAGTACCTGTCGCGGTACAAGCAAACCATCGAGGAGATGCATCGCGGCGAGTACGAGCTGCCGGACGGGTCCAGCCTGACGCTGGACATCCTCGACACGTCCGGCTCGTACCAGTTTCCGGCCATGCGGGCCCTCTCGATCAACACGAGCGGTGCGTTCATCCTGGTGTACGCCGTGGACGACGAGGAGACCTGGAACGAGGTCGAACGGTTGCGCGAACAG ATCATTTCCGTGCGCGGCTCCCGGGTaccgatcgtgatcgtcggCAACAAGGCGGACGTGCCGGAGGAGCAGCGCCAGGTGACGTTCAAGGTGGCCCGCTCGCGGGTCCTGCTCGAGTGGGGCTGCGGGTATGCCGAGTGTTCGGCCAAGAACAACGAGGGCATCCTGACGGTTTTCAAGCAGCTGCTGCGCCAGGCGAACATCGAGTACAACCTGAGCCCGGCCGTGCGGCGTCGCCGGAAGTCGCTGCCCAGCTACACCGGCGGCTCGAATCCGGCCCGCAGCAACTCCGCCCGGTACTACCTGAAGCGGCACTCGTGCTCCGTCCAGTGA